One Athene noctua chromosome 30, bAthNoc1.hap1.1, whole genome shotgun sequence genomic region harbors:
- the FKBP11 gene encoding peptidyl-prolyl cis-trans isomerase FKBP11 translates to MPPPAALLLLALLLPPPPPARATESETETGARGLRLETLVAPPEGCTELSALGDTVHIHYTGSLEDGRIIDTSLSRDPLQVELGKRQVIPGLEQSLLDMCVGEKRRAIIPPQLAYGKRGSPPTIPGDAVLRFEVELVALSRAGYWQKVANEVLPLLCLGLVPALLGLIGYHLYRKASSPWPSKKKLKEEKRNKTKKK, encoded by the exons atgccgccccccgccgcgctgcTGCTCCtggcgctgctgctgccgccgccgccgcccgcccgcgccacCGAGAGCGAAACCGAAACCGGCGCCCGGGGACTGCGGCTGGAGACACTC GTGGCCCCCCCCGAGGGCTGCACGGAGCTGTCGGCGCTGGGGGACACGGTGCACATCCACTACACG GGCAGCCTGGAGGATGGGCGCATCATCGACACCTCGCTGAGCCGGGACCCGCTCCAGGTGGAGCTGGGCAAGCGCCAAGTCATCCCCG GCCTGGAGCAGAGTCTGCTGGACATGTGTGTGGG GGAGAAGCGAAGAGCCATCATCCCCCCTCAGCTGGCCTACGGCAAGCGCGGGTCCCCCCCCACCATCCCAG GTGACGCGGTGCTGCGGTTTGAGGTGGAGCTGGTGGCTTTGTCGCGGGCCGGCTACTGGCAGAAGGTGGCCAACGAGGTGCTGCcgctgctgtgcctggggctggtgcCGGCGCTGCTGGGGCTCATCGGGTACCACCTCTACCGCAAGGCCAGCAGCCCCTGGCCCTCCAAGAAAAAAttgaaggaggagaagaggaacaaaaccaaaaagaaataa